GGACGAGGGAAACAACCGTCGAGGAGTTGCTCGAGCAGATCCGGCGGATGGCCGCCCGCGAGCCGCATGCCCGCTGCCCTGAAGGAAGCGGGCCGCTCGCCCCCATCGCGGTGGCCCTCAACCACCTGTCCACCCAGCTCACCGTGGAGCGCACGAGGTCGGAGGAGGCGTTTGGCACCCAGGCGCTGATCACCCAGTCGCCCAACAGCATGTTCTCCTGTGACGTCGACGCGCGCATCCGCTTCATCAACTTCACCATGCCGGGCCTGACGGTGGAGCAGGTGCTCGGCCAGAACCTCTTCGACTGGATCGCCCCGGAATCGCGCGAGGTCGCCCGGAGCGTCATCCAGAAGGTGCTCGCCACGGGGGAGCCGGGGGGCTACGAGGCCAGGCCCAACGCCAGCGGGGGCCCCGAGTGGTTCGCCGCGCGGGTGGGGCCCATCCGGGTGGGCCAGGAGATCGTCGGCTTCACGGTGATCCTCACCGACATCACCGAGCTCAAGCGGACCCAGCTCCGCCTGGAGCAGTCCAACCGCGAGCTGGAGAGCTTCGCGTACGTGGCCTCGCACGACTTGCAGGAGCCCCTGCGGAAGATCCAGACCTTCGGTGAGCGCCTGTCGAAGACGGCCACCACCTTGAGTCCCGAGGAACAGGACTACCTCACGCGGATGCAGGGCGCGGCGACGCGCATGCGCCAGCTCATCGACGACCTGCTCGCCTTCTCGCGCGTGTCCGCCAAGGGCCAGCCCTTCAAGCGGGTGGACCTGTCCGCCATCGCGCGCGAAGTGCTCGAGGACCTCGAGGCCACCATCGAGCAGACCGGAGCGGAGGTGTCGCTCGAGCACCTGCCCAGCTTCGACGCGGATCCCACCCAGATGCGCCAGCTCCTGCAGAACCTGGTGGGCAATGCCCTCAAGTTCCGCCGCGAGGGGGTGACGCCCAGCGTGTCCATCGGGGCCCGGGTGGATGCCCACGGCAGCCGGTGCGAGCTGGTGGTGCGCGACAACGGCATCGGCTTCGAGGAGAAGTACCGCGAGCGCATCTTCAACGTCTTCCAGCGGCTGCACGGCCGGGGCCAGTACGAGGGAACGGGAATTGGCCTCGCCATCTGCCGGAAGATCGCCCAGCGGCATGGCGGAAACATCGAGGCCCGGAGCACACCTGGAGTGGGCACGGCCTTCCACATCACGCTGCCCATGCGGCAGCCCTTGCACGGGTAGAAAGAGCCATGGAGCCGAAACGAGCTGTCACCATCCTGATGGCGGATGACGATCCGGACGACCGGGACTTCGCCCTCTCCGCCATGAGGGAGAGCCGGCTCGCCAACGAGCTGCGCTTCGTCGAGGACGGCGAGGAGCTCATCAACTACCTGCGCCGCTCCGGCCGCTACGCCAATCCCAAGGACTCCCCGCGGCCCGGGTTGATCCTCCTGGACCTGAACATGCCACGCAAGGATGGCCGCGAGGCGCTCCGGGAGATCAAGTCCGACCCGGCGCTCAAGAACATCCCCATCGTCGTGCTGACCACGTCCAAGGCGGAGGAGGACATCCTGCGCAGCTACAACCTCGGGGCCAACTGCTTCATCACCAAGCCGGTGACCTTCGATGGGCTCGTCGAGGTCGTGAAGGTCCTCAACCAGCACTGGCTGCAGATCGTCGAACTGCCCCCCGAACCAAGCCCCGAATGAGACGTGAGGCCGATGCACACGCCATCCGCGTCCTGCTCGTCGAGGACGATGAGGATGACTACGTCCTGACCCGGGACTGTCTGCGGCAACTGGGACCGCGGCGGGTGGTGCTCGAATGGGTGGCGACCTGCGAGCGGGCCCTGGAGGAGATGGAGTCCGGCCGCCATGACGTGTGCCTGGTGGACTACCGGCTCGGCTCCATGACGGGGCTCGAGCTGCTCCAGCAGGCGCGCGACAGGGGCTGGGAGGGCCCGTTCATCCTGTTGACCGGACAGGAGGACGACGACATCGACCATCAGGCCCAGCAGGCCGGGGCCACCGACTTCCTCGAGAAGTCCCAGCTCACCCCGACGCTCCTGGAGCGCTCCATCCGCTATGGGCTCCAGCACACGCGCACGCTGGAGGCCCTGCGCCGCTCCCAGGAGAGCTTCCGCGAGCTCATCGAGCGGCTGCCCGACGGCGTCTGCGTGATGCACGAGACGCGGCTCGTCTACATGAACCCCACCTACGTCCGCCTGCTGGGCTACTCGTCCCAGACGGAGCTGTTGGGCAAGACCCTGCTGGAGCTGGGACTGAAGTTCCTCCGTCCGGAGGATTGGCTCCCGCTCCAGGCGGATGTCCAGCGCTTGGAGTCCACGGGCGAGCCCATCCCGCCTCGGGAAGTCCTGCTGCTGGCCCGCGGCGGCGGCAGCGTTCCCGCGGACCTCTTCCATCTCCCCCTGATGTTCGACGGACAGCCGTCCCATGTGTGGATCGTCCGGGACCTGACCGAGCGCAAGCAGATGGAGGGACGGCTGCTGCGCGCGGATCGCATGGGCTCGCTCGGACTGCTCGCGGCGGGCGTCGCGCATGAAATCAACAACCCGCTCGCCTACACGATGACCAACCTGGACCACCTGGAGAACCAGGTGCTGCCCCGGCTGGGGTTGTGCGCCACCGGGCGCCGGGAGGTCCAGGAGCTGCTGGCGGACACGCGGCTGGGCGTCACCCGGGTGCGCGACATCGTGCGGCAGTTGAAGATGTTCTCGCGCGGGGACGAGGACGGAGGGCTCGCGCCCGTGGACGTGCACCGGGTGCTCGAGTCCTCCATCGACATGGCGGTGAACGAGCTCAAGCACCGCACGCGGCTGGTGCGCGACTACGGAGAGCCGGTCCAGGTCCAGGCGAAGGAAGGACGGCTCGGGCAGGTGTTCCTCAACCTGCTGGTCAACGCGGCCCATGCCATTCCCGAGGGAAACGCGACGGGCAACGAGGTGCGCGTCGTCACGCGGCGCGAGGGAGCGCGCGTGCGCATCGAGGTGCGGGACACGGGCGTGGGCATCTCCCCGGAGCACCTGGGGCGGATGTTCGAGCCGTTCTTCACCACCAAGCCCGTGGGCGTGGGCACCGGGCTCGGCCTGTCCATCTGCCACGAAATCGTGACGAGCTTCGGCGGGCAGATGGGAGTGGAGAGCCGCGAGGGCCACGGCAGCACCTTCTGGATCCTCCTCGACGCGATCAGTCCCGAGGCCCGCGTGGAGGCCCCCCCAGAGCCCGCCGAGGCGGCCCCCGCCGCGCGCAGGGGCCGCGTGCTCGTCGTGGATGACGAGCCCATGATCGGCACGGCCATCCGCCGCACGCTCCAGAGGGATCACGAGGTCGTGACGCTGACGAGCGCGCGCGAGGCCTTCGCGCGGCTCATGAGCGGAGAGCGCTTCGACGTCATCCTGTGTGACGTGATGATGCCGGAGATGAGCGGGGTGGATCTGCACCAGCAGCTCGCGCAGCACCTGCCCGCGCTGGCCGATCAGCTCATCTTCCTGTCCGGTGGCGCCTTCACGCCCAAGGCCCGTGAGTTCCTCGCTCAGGTGGGCAACCGCCGGGTGGACAAGCCCTTCTCCGCCCGGGAGCTCCGCGACATGGTGCAGTCCGTGCTGGAGCACGCCCCGGACGCCTGACGGCGCGGCGCGTCCCGGCTCACATCCGCCAAGAAAACCCACCCGAGACACTGGCGCGCCCGCCTTCGAGGGTGCATACCGCACCTGACCGTGAAGAATCCCTCACGGGAGAAGGCAGACTCATGAATCCGAAGTTCGGGACAGATTTGACCACGGGCAGCATCCCCCGGCACATCGTGACGTTCTCCCTGCCGATGCTCATCGGCAGCCTGCTGCAGACGGCCTACAGCTTCATCAACGCCATCTGGGTGGGGCAGTTCCTCGGCACCGGGGCGCTGGCCACCGTCACGGTGAGCTTTCCCGTCGTCTTCACGCTCTTCGGCATCGGCATGGGCATGACGCTCGCGACGAACATCCTCGTGTCGCAGAGCTACGGCGCCAGGCGCTTCGACGAGCTGCGGCGGGTGGTGGACAGCTCCACCGTGTTGATCCTCGGCCTGGGCATCCTGCTGACCCTGCTGGGCGAGCTCTTCACGCCCCACATCCTGCGCGCGATGGACACGCCGGAGGACATCTTCCAGCCCTCGGTGGACTACCTGCGCATCTTCCTGCTGTCGCTGCCCTTCAGCTTCGGCATGTTCGCGCTGCGCAGCATGCTGCAGGGCATGGGGGACTCGAAGACCCCCCTGTACTTCCAGTTCGTCTCCGTCGTGCTCACCACGGTGTTGGATCCGCTCCTCATCTTCGGCCACCTGGGCCTGCCGCGCCTGGGACTCAACGGCACCGCCTGGGCCACCATCGTCTCCCAGGTGCTCGTGCTGGCCGTGCTGGTGGTCTGGCTGCACCGCCAGA
The window above is part of the Cystobacter ferrugineus genome. Proteins encoded here:
- a CDS encoding response regulator translates to MEPKRAVTILMADDDPDDRDFALSAMRESRLANELRFVEDGEELINYLRRSGRYANPKDSPRPGLILLDLNMPRKDGREALREIKSDPALKNIPIVVLTTSKAEEDILRSYNLGANCFITKPVTFDGLVEVVKVLNQHWLQIVELPPEPSPE
- a CDS encoding sensor histidine kinase gives rise to the protein MSTCRDDEANAAARGPAAGGTRETTVEELLEQIRRMAAREPHARCPEGSGPLAPIAVALNHLSTQLTVERTRSEEAFGTQALITQSPNSMFSCDVDARIRFINFTMPGLTVEQVLGQNLFDWIAPESREVARSVIQKVLATGEPGGYEARPNASGGPEWFAARVGPIRVGQEIVGFTVILTDITELKRTQLRLEQSNRELESFAYVASHDLQEPLRKIQTFGERLSKTATTLSPEEQDYLTRMQGAATRMRQLIDDLLAFSRVSAKGQPFKRVDLSAIAREVLEDLEATIEQTGAEVSLEHLPSFDADPTQMRQLLQNLVGNALKFRREGVTPSVSIGARVDAHGSRCELVVRDNGIGFEEKYRERIFNVFQRLHGRGQYEGTGIGLAICRKIAQRHGGNIEARSTPGVGTAFHITLPMRQPLHG
- a CDS encoding ATP-binding response regulator; its protein translation is MRREADAHAIRVLLVEDDEDDYVLTRDCLRQLGPRRVVLEWVATCERALEEMESGRHDVCLVDYRLGSMTGLELLQQARDRGWEGPFILLTGQEDDDIDHQAQQAGATDFLEKSQLTPTLLERSIRYGLQHTRTLEALRRSQESFRELIERLPDGVCVMHETRLVYMNPTYVRLLGYSSQTELLGKTLLELGLKFLRPEDWLPLQADVQRLESTGEPIPPREVLLLARGGGSVPADLFHLPLMFDGQPSHVWIVRDLTERKQMEGRLLRADRMGSLGLLAAGVAHEINNPLAYTMTNLDHLENQVLPRLGLCATGRREVQELLADTRLGVTRVRDIVRQLKMFSRGDEDGGLAPVDVHRVLESSIDMAVNELKHRTRLVRDYGEPVQVQAKEGRLGQVFLNLLVNAAHAIPEGNATGNEVRVVTRREGARVRIEVRDTGVGISPEHLGRMFEPFFTTKPVGVGTGLGLSICHEIVTSFGGQMGVESREGHGSTFWILLDAISPEARVEAPPEPAEAAPAARRGRVLVVDDEPMIGTAIRRTLQRDHEVVTLTSAREAFARLMSGERFDVILCDVMMPEMSGVDLHQQLAQHLPALADQLIFLSGGAFTPKAREFLAQVGNRRVDKPFSARELRDMVQSVLEHAPDA